Proteins encoded within one genomic window of Psychrobacter cryohalolentis K5:
- a CDS encoding TdeIII family type II restriction endonuclease encodes MQTYIAIPYKPESRTDNNYKRWGNFYDRQDLLVGDELWQLVSGGQFSLNDMVDIFREVGAESKEDIEKALNTDHF; translated from the coding sequence ATTCAAACCTACATCGCCATTCCTTATAAACCTGAGTCGAGAACGGATAATAATTATAAGCGTTGGGGCAACTTTTATGACCGCCAAGATCTGTTAGTAGGTGACGAATTATGGCAGCTTGTGTCAGGTGGTCAGTTTTCACTCAATGATATGGTTGATATTTTTAGAGAGGTCGGTGCTGAGTCTAAAGAAGATATCGAGAAGGCTTTAAATACAGATCATTTTTGA
- a CDS encoding Fic family protein, with amino-acid sequence MNTPTSDPIGAAWLIRHASIELVSPLYVSSSIGGRRQTYKDGDVIHNAYQETARPLDTIIAHLQFHMRHEVLSLELLTRLFEQIGADDVQAWVNAEPTGSYARRMAFLYEWLMGQQLAVPSNLGGNYVDALDAKKQVTSSPAHVIKNARWRINDNLAGTRHFCPILVKTEAFTQAAALDIAMMVDKLNDEFGQDLLMRASVWMTLRESKASFTIEGEGKELKRIERFADVMARRTGKGDIPLDPESLAELQQEILGSKTIIQQYGIRQSPVFVSHTQVNGFKEIVHYIAPPADDIAEKLKGLQAFMEKTEGQSALIRSAVASFAFVYIHPLADGNGRVHRFLINDVLRRDQVIHEPIILPISQAIAEHPSDRHAYDKILDRVSVPLMEQIRDHYSFNKQVITYPDGIRSNLNFENTHLIQPAWRFMDLTPHVQYLSGLIAHVIEKEMHNESQYLRKHDHARLAIKEIVEMPNSYADRIIRSMLQNKGVKSNKLLKDYPFLANNEVWDDIFSVVVETFKDEADGLNS; translated from the coding sequence ATGAATACCCCTACCTCAGACCCTATTGGCGCAGCATGGCTTATCCGTCATGCAAGCATCGAGCTGGTTTCCCCTTTATATGTCAGCAGCAGTATCGGTGGGCGCAGACAAACCTATAAAGACGGTGACGTCATTCATAACGCTTATCAGGAAACCGCGCGTCCACTGGACACAATCATTGCGCACTTACAATTTCACATGCGTCATGAAGTACTGAGTTTAGAGTTACTGACTCGTCTGTTTGAGCAGATAGGGGCTGATGATGTACAAGCATGGGTAAACGCTGAGCCCACAGGCAGCTATGCCCGTAGAATGGCTTTCTTGTATGAATGGCTCATGGGTCAGCAGTTAGCAGTACCGAGTAATTTAGGCGGTAACTATGTGGACGCTTTAGATGCTAAGAAGCAGGTTACTTCAAGCCCTGCGCATGTCATCAAGAATGCTCGTTGGCGTATCAATGACAATCTAGCAGGAACCCGTCATTTCTGTCCGATACTGGTGAAAACAGAGGCCTTTACGCAAGCAGCTGCACTCGATATTGCCATGATGGTTGACAAACTTAACGATGAATTTGGGCAAGACTTACTGATGCGTGCCTCCGTATGGATGACATTACGAGAGAGTAAAGCCAGCTTTACCATAGAAGGTGAAGGGAAAGAGTTAAAACGTATTGAACGTTTCGCCGATGTAATGGCACGGCGCACAGGCAAGGGCGATATTCCGCTTGATCCTGAGTCGCTAGCAGAGTTGCAACAAGAGATATTGGGTAGTAAAACTATTATTCAGCAGTACGGCATCCGTCAATCACCAGTTTTTGTGTCGCATACTCAGGTCAATGGCTTTAAAGAGATTGTGCACTATATCGCGCCACCTGCTGATGACATTGCTGAAAAGCTCAAAGGGTTACAGGCATTTATGGAAAAGACCGAGGGGCAATCGGCACTGATACGTAGTGCGGTTGCTTCCTTTGCTTTTGTATATATTCATCCGCTGGCGGATGGCAATGGCCGTGTACATCGCTTCTTAATTAATGACGTCCTCAGGCGAGACCAGGTCATTCATGAGCCGATTATCCTACCTATATCACAAGCCATTGCTGAGCATCCCTCAGACCGTCATGCCTATGATAAAATTTTAGACCGTGTATCCGTGCCACTTATGGAGCAAATCCGTGATCATTACAGCTTTAATAAACAGGTGATTACTTACCCTGATGGTATTCGCTCAAACTTAAATTTTGAAAACACTCACCTTATTCAACCGGCATGGCGCTTTATGGACTTAACGCCTCACGTTCAGTACTTATCAGGATTGATTGCTCATGTTATTGAAAAAGAGATGCATAACGAGTCGCAGTACCTAAGAAAGCATGACCATGCACGACTGGCGATAAAAGAGATTGTTGAGATGCCCAACAGCTATGCCGATAGAATCATTCGCAGCATGCTACAAAATAAGGGTGTTAAAAGTAATAAGCTACTGAAGGATTATCCGTTTTTGGCAAATAATGAGGTTTGGGACGATATTTTCTCTGTCGTTGTAGAAACTTTTAAAGATGAAGCAGATGGTTTGAATAGTTAG
- a CDS encoding helix-turn-helix domain-containing protein: MTKTLQEMLAERSLDSQARIKQLAEQLLLENQLSRIREELEISQKELAQTMGIKQPSLSAIENRGNDLKISTMKKYVEAMGGKLRIDVELPTGKHIGFNV, translated from the coding sequence ATGACTAAGACATTACAAGAGATGTTAGCTGAGCGCTCTTTGGATAGCCAAGCGCGTATTAAACAACTGGCAGAGCAACTGCTTTTAGAAAACCAGCTGTCTCGTATCCGTGAAGAGTTAGAGATCTCTCAAAAAGAGCTGGCTCAAACCATGGGTATTAAACAGCCTTCATTGTCTGCTATAGAAAATCGCGGCAATGATCTTAAAATATCGACCATGAAAAAATATGTTGAAGCTATGGGTGGTAAGCTTCGTATCGATGTTGAGCTGCCAACAGGGAAGCACATAGGCTTTAATGTGTAA
- a CDS encoding MerR family transcriptional regulator — translation MPSHSSFLLIGALAAQANTTKDTVRHYYEMGLLKSRKCQAGSRLYTEFHPECVERIEMIKSAQAIGFNLNEFKEFLNDYYDGTIDVDKQLSVITQKLAETKRQQNNIINMINHLDAHHKVLKDIKMQNTGRLSKTEWEERIAEQLLKNDKS, via the coding sequence ATGCCGTCACACTCATCTTTTTTATTAATAGGGGCGTTAGCAGCGCAAGCTAACACCACCAAAGATACGGTTCGCCATTACTATGAAATGGGATTATTGAAATCTCGCAAATGCCAAGCAGGCTCAAGACTGTACACTGAATTTCATCCAGAATGTGTTGAGCGTATTGAAATGATTAAGAGTGCGCAAGCCATCGGGTTTAATCTGAATGAATTTAAAGAATTCCTGAATGATTATTACGATGGCACGATTGATGTTGATAAACAATTGAGTGTTATTACCCAAAAGCTCGCTGAAACAAAGCGTCAGCAAAATAATATTATCAATATGATTAACCACCTTGATGCTCATCATAAGGTTTTAAAAGATATAAAGATGCAAAATACAGGTCGTCTTTCTAAAACTGAATGGGAAGAAAGAATAGCGGAGCAACTGCTAAAAAATGATAAATCTTAG
- a CDS encoding IS982 family transposase, with amino-acid sequence MPIDEFIINIYLMVEQYYKIVVTKPLRSAGYAPKLSDPEVICMEMVGEFLHLDQEKQIWQYFTQHWQDWFPAIGSYPNFAKHCANLWQVKQQIQDKVSQIEGRDNIHFMDGFPIPVCHYGRAYRHKNYQDLAAFSYCAAKQERYYGFEGHLLVNLSGMIKGFTFAPANVDERAVAPEITTHIHGLLGADKGYISPSLTSYYDAQGVDLQTPLRANMKEDRPKPVVRRLMKARRIVETVIGQLSERFNIQRVRARDLWHLSHRLIRKILSHNLCFVLNKKLGNPPLQFDLLISS; translated from the coding sequence ATGCCCATAGACGAATTTATCATCAATATCTATTTAATGGTAGAGCAATATTACAAAATAGTCGTCACCAAACCCTTGCGAAGTGCAGGTTACGCGCCAAAGCTAAGTGATCCTGAGGTTATTTGCATGGAGATGGTCGGTGAATTTTTACACCTAGATCAAGAAAAACAAATTTGGCAATACTTTACCCAGCATTGGCAAGACTGGTTTCCAGCCATCGGCTCATACCCTAACTTCGCAAAGCACTGCGCCAATCTGTGGCAAGTCAAACAGCAGATACAAGATAAAGTCAGTCAAATTGAAGGCCGTGACAACATTCATTTTATGGATGGCTTTCCGATACCCGTCTGTCATTATGGACGCGCTTATCGGCATAAGAATTATCAAGACTTAGCAGCTTTTAGCTACTGTGCCGCTAAGCAAGAGAGGTACTATGGCTTTGAAGGCCATTTGCTTGTTAACTTATCGGGCATGATTAAAGGCTTTACCTTTGCTCCTGCCAATGTTGATGAAAGAGCGGTTGCCCCAGAAATCACCACTCATATTCATGGGCTGCTTGGCGCTGATAAAGGGTATATCAGCCCTAGTCTGACATCGTACTACGACGCTCAAGGCGTGGATTTACAAACGCCACTCAGAGCCAACATGAAAGAGGATAGACCCAAACCTGTGGTAAGGCGGCTAATGAAAGCCCGCCGTATCGTTGAAACAGTCATTGGTCAGCTATCAGAACGATTTAATATACAAAGGGTACGAGCAAGAGATTTATGGCATTTGTCTCATCGATTGATTCGTAAGATTCTTTCACACAATCTGTGCTTTGTACTCAACAAAAAACTTGGTAATCCGCCTCTTCAGTTTGATTTGCTTATTTCAAGTTGA
- the parA gene encoding ParA family partition ATPase — protein MKVIAVLNQKGGSGKTTIATQLARGLQLQGHSVLLVDSDQQGSARDWRAVDEDNPVPVIGLDRPTLDKDLKNVSDKEFVVIDGSPQATTLAISAIKAADFILIPVQPSPYDVWATSDLVDLVKQRIEMTDGKLKAAFVVSRAIQNTNIGKEVATVLLDYGLPVLDTRIMQRVSYPNSASLGKTVFDTESANSNAVQEMTALVNEVKTFFDE, from the coding sequence ATGAAAGTAATAGCGGTATTAAATCAAAAGGGCGGAAGCGGCAAAACGACAATCGCTACTCAATTAGCCCGAGGTCTACAGCTGCAAGGGCATAGTGTGTTGTTAGTTGATAGCGACCAACAAGGTAGTGCGCGTGATTGGAGAGCAGTTGATGAAGATAACCCTGTGCCAGTTATTGGATTAGATAGACCAACTTTGGATAAAGATTTAAAAAACGTATCTGATAAAGAATTTGTAGTTATTGACGGTTCTCCGCAAGCAACCACTCTTGCTATATCTGCAATTAAGGCTGCTGATTTTATACTGATACCAGTACAACCAAGTCCTTATGATGTCTGGGCTACTAGCGATCTAGTAGATCTAGTTAAACAGCGCATCGAGATGACTGATGGTAAATTGAAGGCCGCTTTTGTGGTATCTAGGGCAATCCAAAATACCAATATCGGCAAAGAAGTGGCAACTGTTTTATTAGATTATGGTTTGCCTGTTCTGGACACTCGGATAATGCAGCGTGTGAGTTACCCAAATAGTGCCTCATTAGGTAAAACGGTATTCGATACAGAGTCAGCTAATAGCAATGCTGTACAAGAAATGACGGCTTTGGTCAATGAAGTTAAAACATTTTTCGATGAATAA
- a CDS encoding DUF475 domain-containing protein produces MRHFYLDFIFTAIALAIAAWWGYSHGGMGGLIATLSITAILAVMEISLSFDNAVVNASVLKGWDEFWKKIFLTVGILIAVFGMRLVFPIVIVAVTADLGMMQVIDLALNDPKEYSARLMAHHAEISAFGGIFLLLVFLNFIFDDKEVHWFDWLESRLAKLGKVDAMSVFVALIVLMIAVSFANPEQSAAVLIAGIWGILVYLGVQVVSGMLEGDLEEELDAQGNSTGAATSAIMKGGIIGFLYLEVLDASFSFDGVIGAFAITNDVIVIMLGLAIGAMFVRSMTIFLVDKGTLDEFVYLEHGAHYAIGALAIIMLLSVKFHVPELITGLIGIAFIGWALLASLKHRKQQAKLTA; encoded by the coding sequence ATGAGACATTTTTATTTAGACTTCATCTTTACCGCCATTGCATTAGCGATCGCGGCATGGTGGGGATATTCACATGGCGGGATGGGTGGTTTGATCGCAACCTTATCTATTACCGCGATTTTGGCCGTCATGGAAATCTCATTATCATTCGATAATGCGGTGGTCAATGCCTCAGTTCTTAAAGGCTGGGATGAGTTTTGGAAAAAGATATTTTTAACCGTCGGTATTTTAATCGCCGTCTTCGGTATGCGTTTGGTATTCCCTATTGTCATCGTCGCGGTTACCGCTGATCTTGGTATGATGCAAGTTATAGATTTGGCATTGAACGATCCTAAAGAATACTCGGCAAGACTAATGGCACACCATGCTGAAATCTCAGCCTTTGGTGGTATCTTCTTACTATTGGTGTTCTTGAACTTTATCTTTGATGATAAAGAAGTACATTGGTTTGATTGGCTCGAGAGCCGCTTGGCAAAACTGGGTAAAGTCGATGCCATGAGCGTGTTTGTGGCGCTTATCGTGTTGATGATTGCGGTATCATTTGCTAACCCTGAGCAGTCAGCAGCGGTATTGATTGCGGGTATTTGGGGTATCTTGGTATACCTTGGCGTACAAGTGGTTTCTGGTATGCTTGAAGGTGATCTTGAAGAAGAACTAGACGCTCAAGGTAATAGTACTGGTGCTGCAACTAGCGCCATTATGAAAGGCGGTATTATCGGTTTCTTATACTTAGAAGTCCTTGATGCTTCATTCAGTTTCGATGGCGTGATTGGCGCATTTGCGATTACCAATGACGTTATCGTGATTATGCTGGGTCTTGCAATCGGTGCGATGTTTGTGCGTTCGATGACTATCTTCTTAGTTGATAAAGGCACGCTTGATGAGTTTGTCTATCTTGAACACGGCGCGCATTATGCCATCGGCGCTTTAGCCATCATCATGTTGTTATCGGTGAAATTCCATGTGCCAGAGCTTATTACGGGACTGATCGGTATTGCCTTTATTGGTTGGGCACTGCTTGCTTCACTGAAACATCGTAAGCAACAGGCAAAACTCACTGCTTAG
- a CDS encoding potassium/proton antiporter, whose protein sequence is MDTLNIVYLVGAVLIFASIMASTLSARLGVPLLLLFLVVGMLAGEEGILGIEFSQYAIANFVGQAALACILLDGGLRTSVKSFRVGLKPAITLATWGVLATVMILGVFVTWLLDVDWRFGLLLAAIVGSTDAAAVFSLLRNGGVKLNDRVQATLELESGANDPLAILLVTGLIALNVDPAGQTALGFLGLLLQQLSFGLGMGLFFGYFLSRLLPKIHLAEGMYAILIMSAGLAVFSATNLLGGSGFLAVFIAGIMIGNHKVRSTEHVMRVMDSFAWLSQAVLFVVLGLLVTPSNVLEVWPYSVAIAAFMILVARPIAVYTSVLPFKFKNKEIGFISWVGLRGAVPITLAMLPVIAGVDNAFMLFDIAFGVVVLSLVLQGTTIPFMANLFKVRIPNNKGPKEEHEVWVSDRASITLYEFEVKLGAFAIGRHPRDISARISPEGIHVFALVRGQQILAINEETKLKFGDSVWYAMSGDYADQIANVFNDTTLDRRAIDDFYGDWMLSPSVKLKDVPFFTDRMKFESLEDTLNTKNMWEQTVAEYIKDSLKMAPVAGDTVAINEEWLLVIKEVDDQGRLRTIGLKQLEGPAVA, encoded by the coding sequence ATGGATACCTTAAATATCGTGTATCTCGTAGGAGCAGTATTAATTTTCGCCAGTATCATGGCAAGTACGTTATCGGCGCGTTTGGGTGTTCCACTTTTGCTATTGTTTTTAGTCGTCGGGATGCTCGCTGGTGAAGAAGGTATCTTGGGTATTGAATTTTCTCAATATGCGATAGCCAATTTTGTCGGACAAGCAGCCCTAGCCTGTATTTTGTTAGATGGTGGGTTGCGCACCTCTGTTAAATCATTCCGAGTTGGCTTAAAACCAGCCATCACACTGGCCACTTGGGGCGTACTTGCGACAGTCATGATACTGGGTGTATTCGTCACATGGCTGCTGGATGTCGATTGGCGCTTTGGGCTATTGCTAGCGGCAATCGTTGGCTCTACCGATGCGGCAGCGGTATTTTCACTGCTGCGTAATGGCGGTGTTAAGCTTAACGACCGCGTCCAAGCAACTTTGGAGCTTGAGTCTGGCGCCAACGACCCTTTAGCGATTTTGTTAGTCACAGGATTAATTGCTTTAAATGTTGATCCTGCCGGACAGACAGCGCTAGGCTTCTTAGGCCTACTATTACAACAGCTTAGTTTTGGTTTAGGAATGGGCTTGTTCTTTGGTTATTTCCTATCTCGATTATTACCCAAGATACATTTGGCAGAAGGTATGTATGCCATTTTAATAATGTCGGCGGGTTTAGCAGTGTTTTCTGCCACTAACTTACTGGGCGGTAGTGGGTTTCTCGCGGTCTTTATCGCTGGTATTATGATTGGCAACCATAAGGTACGCTCAACTGAGCATGTCATGCGCGTGATGGACAGCTTTGCGTGGTTGTCGCAAGCGGTGTTATTCGTGGTATTGGGCCTATTGGTCACGCCATCGAACGTTCTTGAAGTTTGGCCTTATTCAGTGGCCATTGCTGCCTTTATGATTTTAGTGGCTCGTCCTATTGCAGTCTATACCAGTGTTTTACCGTTTAAATTTAAAAACAAAGAGATCGGCTTTATCTCTTGGGTTGGCTTACGCGGTGCGGTACCCATCACCCTTGCCATGTTGCCAGTGATTGCAGGGGTAGATAATGCCTTTATGCTATTTGATATTGCTTTTGGTGTGGTAGTTTTATCATTAGTATTACAAGGGACGACCATTCCTTTTATGGCCAATCTGTTTAAGGTGCGTATTCCTAACAATAAGGGCCCAAAAGAAGAGCATGAAGTGTGGGTGTCAGATAGAGCAAGCATTACGTTGTATGAATTTGAAGTAAAGTTAGGTGCGTTTGCAATTGGTCGTCATCCGAGGGATATATCTGCGCGAATCAGCCCTGAAGGAATCCATGTTTTTGCCTTAGTGCGTGGTCAGCAAATCTTGGCAATTAATGAAGAGACTAAGCTCAAATTTGGCGATAGCGTTTGGTATGCCATGAGTGGCGATTATGCCGATCAGATTGCGAATGTTTTTAATGACACGACGTTAGACCGTAGAGCCATCGATGATTTTTATGGCGATTGGATGCTATCGCCGAGTGTCAAACTTAAAGATGTGCCTTTCTTTACCGATAGGATGAAATTCGAATCTCTAGAAGATACCCTGAACACGAAAAATATGTGGGAACAAACGGTTGCTGAATACATTAAGGATAGCTTAAAGATGGCACCCGTAGCAGGCGATACGGTTGCGATTAATGAGGAATGGTTGTTGGTCATTAAAGAAGTTGATGACCAAGGAAGACTGAGAACGATTGGCCTAAAACAACTAGAGGGGCCAGCGGTGGCATAG
- a CDS encoding replication initiation protein, translated as MLLLPEIYETLPYKPYCTDGLGNLVIRPRQTAVKMRYIQHNPPCMTHFICLDIDHEHGAMRWAEEYLPPPRWTSQNPSNGHAHIVYELKTPVCTSEHGSRKALDYLAKIQAGLVRASRADVGYTNFITKNPLHEHWRTEVWTKEAYELNYLAEFVDLRPLTSNEKEYGLGRNCSLFDTVRHWAYSAIREHRGKTWDQWYSSVLKHAQSVNMMFSEPLPYSEIKATAKSIAKYCWKRDAYHYNEFIYRQALKGSKGGKVSKRKPIATSEQSMKPWEDLGISRRTYYNHKKLGKL; from the coding sequence ATGTTATTACTACCGGAAATATACGAAACACTCCCCTACAAGCCCTATTGCACCGATGGTTTAGGTAATCTTGTCATTCGTCCTAGGCAAACTGCCGTCAAAATGCGGTACATCCAGCACAACCCCCCTTGCATGACTCATTTTATCTGCTTAGACATTGATCATGAGCATGGCGCTATGCGATGGGCAGAAGAATACCTACCACCGCCACGGTGGACAAGCCAAAACCCCTCAAACGGACACGCCCATATCGTCTATGAGCTAAAAACGCCTGTTTGTACCAGTGAGCATGGCAGTCGTAAAGCCTTAGATTATCTCGCTAAGATACAAGCAGGGCTTGTCAGAGCAAGTCGCGCAGACGTTGGTTATACCAATTTCATCACCAAAAACCCCCTGCACGAACATTGGCGTACCGAAGTATGGACGAAAGAAGCCTATGAGCTAAATTATCTTGCGGAGTTCGTAGATCTCAGACCTTTAACGTCTAACGAGAAAGAATATGGGCTTGGAAGGAACTGCTCCCTGTTCGATACCGTTCGCCATTGGGCTTATTCTGCCATTAGAGAGCATCGAGGCAAGACTTGGGATCAATGGTACAGTTCAGTACTTAAGCACGCTCAAAGCGTGAATATGATGTTTTCAGAGCCGTTACCGTACTCAGAAATCAAGGCTACTGCAAAAAGCATTGCTAAATACTGTTGGAAGCGTGATGCTTATCACTATAATGAGTTTATTTATCGGCAGGCACTTAAGGGTAGTAAAGGCGGTAAGGTATCTAAACGTAAGCCTATAGCTACGTCAGAGCAATCTATGAAGCCTTGGGAAGACTTAGGTATTTCGAGAAGAACTTATTATAATCATAAGAAACTAGGTAAGCTTTAA
- a CDS encoding recombinase family protein yields the protein MTVRIYVRASTKDQDAKRALSDLINFSQSYDDNHVEYVEHFSGTKLDRPALTLLLSDAEEGDILLVESVDRLSRLSQDDFSILKQRIKDKGLRLVVADLPTTHTMSDGMTGEILKVINDMLIDLLATMAKLDNDKRRERIKQGLANSGYKPTGKKANTVKHNRIRALASQNNMTKEEIAKAVGVGVATVYRVLKQVNS from the coding sequence ATGACCGTTCGTATTTATGTGAGAGCAAGCACTAAGGATCAAGACGCTAAGAGAGCCTTGTCTGACTTGATTAACTTTAGCCAAAGCTATGATGATAACCATGTGGAGTACGTTGAACATTTCAGTGGTACGAAACTTGATAGACCCGCACTTACTCTATTACTCAGTGACGCTGAAGAAGGCGATATTCTGCTGGTTGAAAGCGTGGATAGATTAAGCCGATTATCTCAAGATGATTTTTCGATTCTAAAGCAGCGTATTAAAGATAAGGGCTTACGATTGGTGGTGGCTGATCTACCAACCACACATACGATGAGTGACGGTATGACAGGTGAGATCCTAAAAGTGATTAACGATATGCTGATCGATTTATTAGCGACCATGGCAAAGCTTGATAATGACAAGCGTAGAGAGCGCATTAAACAAGGATTGGCCAACAGTGGCTATAAACCCACTGGTAAGAAAGCCAATACAGTGAAACACAATCGTATTAGAGCATTGGCCAGTCAAAACAATATGACAAAAGAAGAGATCGCTAAGGCGGTTGGTGTTGGCGTAGCTACCGTTTATCGTGTCTTAAAGCAGGTTAATAGCTGA
- a CDS encoding zinc-dependent alcohol dehydrogenase encodes MRALTYHGAKDVRVDNVPEPKLQEKDDVILRVTATAICGSDLHLYRGKMPATEEGDIFGHEFMGVVEEVGSEVTAVKKGDRVVIPFVIACGNCFFCQHDLMSACETTNTGPGAAINKKIIPPPAALFGFSHLYGGIPGGQAEFVRVPKGNFNPFKVNGSLSDEKVLFLSDILPTAWQAVTNANITKGSTVAIYGAGPVGLLSAACAKMLGAEQIFVVDHNDYRLQYAKDTYGAIPVNFDKVDAAEFIIEQTKGHRGVDSVIDAIGFEAKGSMLETIMTNLKIEGSSGAALRQCIAAVRRGGVVSVPGVYAGPIHGFLFGDAFDKGLTFKMGQTHVHKYLPQLLEYIENGDLSPEAIITHRMNLSDAAKGYEIFEKREEECRKVILTP; translated from the coding sequence ATGCGTGCTTTAACTTACCACGGTGCTAAAGATGTGCGAGTGGACAATGTCCCAGAGCCTAAACTGCAAGAAAAAGATGATGTTATTTTACGTGTGACTGCGACTGCAATTTGTGGCTCAGATTTACACCTGTATCGTGGCAAAATGCCTGCAACCGAGGAAGGCGATATCTTCGGTCATGAGTTTATGGGCGTGGTTGAAGAAGTAGGCTCTGAAGTCACTGCTGTTAAAAAAGGCGATAGAGTTGTTATTCCTTTTGTTATTGCATGTGGTAACTGCTTTTTCTGTCAGCATGACCTAATGTCCGCTTGTGAGACTACAAATACAGGCCCAGGCGCTGCTATTAATAAAAAAATAATTCCGCCACCGGCTGCTTTATTTGGTTTTAGCCATTTATATGGTGGGATTCCTGGTGGACAAGCAGAATTTGTACGGGTTCCTAAAGGTAATTTTAATCCGTTCAAAGTAAATGGCTCACTGTCAGATGAGAAGGTTTTATTTTTATCAGATATTTTACCGACTGCTTGGCAGGCGGTGACTAATGCCAATATTACTAAAGGTTCAACCGTAGCTATTTATGGTGCGGGTCCTGTGGGGTTGTTATCAGCAGCTTGTGCCAAAATGTTAGGCGCTGAGCAGATCTTCGTGGTAGATCATAATGACTACCGTTTGCAGTACGCGAAAGATACCTACGGTGCTATTCCGGTTAATTTCGATAAGGTAGATGCTGCTGAATTTATTATTGAACAGACCAAAGGGCATCGCGGCGTTGACAGCGTTATCGATGCGATTGGCTTTGAAGCCAAAGGCAGCATGCTAGAAACAATAATGACCAATTTAAAAATTGAAGGGTCAAGTGGTGCAGCTTTACGTCAATGTATTGCAGCTGTGCGTCGTGGCGGGGTCGTTAGTGTTCCGGGTGTGTATGCAGGACCCATTCATGGTTTCTTATTTGGTGATGCTTTTGATAAAGGGCTTACTTTCAAAATGGGCCAAACCCATGTACACAAGTATCTACCACAATTATTAGAGTATATTGAAAATGGTGATTTATCACCTGAAGCTATTATTACTCACCGTATGAATTTGTCTGACGCTGCTAAAGGTTATGAAATTTTCGAAAAGCGTGAAGAAGAATGTCGTAAAGTCATTTTAACTCCTTAA
- a CDS encoding TIGR00645 family protein has protein sequence MLKKAEQRLEKTIFNSRWLLAPFYLGLVLGIILLFIKFFQELWHMTTHVFSASEADVIVGTLALIDMSLVASLLLIIIFSGYEIFVSKIDTGDHEDRPEWMGKINFSGLKLKVIGAIVAISAIDLLKSFMDIPKEMSEGDADRLMWKVIIHMTFVLSGLLFALMDKIVGDTKKH, from the coding sequence ATGCTGAAGAAAGCTGAACAAAGATTAGAAAAAACCATATTTAATAGTCGTTGGCTGCTAGCACCGTTCTATTTGGGATTGGTGCTCGGTATCATTTTATTATTTATTAAGTTTTTTCAAGAGCTGTGGCATATGACGACTCATGTGTTCAGTGCATCTGAAGCCGATGTCATCGTTGGTACGTTGGCGCTTATCGACATGTCATTAGTCGCAAGTTTATTGCTTATCATCATATTTAGTGGTTATGAGATTTTTGTCTCAAAAATTGATACCGGAGATCATGAGGACCGCCCTGAATGGATGGGGAAAATCAATTTCTCTGGGCTAAAACTCAAAGTGATTGGTGCCATCGTTGCCATTTCTGCGATTGATCTTCTTAAATCATTTATGGATATACCTAAAGAGATGAGCGAAGGTGATGCTGATAGATTGATGTGGAAAGTGATTATCCATATGACGTTTGTACTGTCAGGCCTGTTATTTGCTTTGATGGATAAGATTGTCGGTGACACCAAAAAACATTAG
- a CDS encoding type II toxin-antitoxin system RelE/ParE family toxin, whose amino-acid sequence MWTVITTELFNQWFDQQDESTQEKVLAALVVLEQQGPSLGRPLVDTVYDSKFTNMKELRIQHRGKPLRAFFAFDPKRQAIVLCIGDKGNRKRFYKEMLATADQQYECHLRTLGDP is encoded by the coding sequence ATGTGGACTGTCATCACAACAGAGCTGTTCAACCAATGGTTTGATCAGCAAGACGAATCAACGCAAGAAAAAGTACTGGCAGCTTTGGTGGTTTTAGAACAGCAAGGTCCAAGCTTGGGTCGCCCTTTAGTAGATACGGTGTATGATTCAAAGTTTACCAACATGAAAGAGTTGCGTATTCAGCACAGAGGCAAGCCACTCAGAGCCTTTTTTGCCTTTGACCCAAAGCGGCAAGCGATTGTGCTTTGTATTGGTGATAAGGGTAATAGAAAGCGTTTTTATAAAGAAATGCTAGCCACTGCAGACCAACAGTATGAGTGTCACCTCAGAACTTTAGGAGATCCATAA